The Pyxidicoccus sp. MSG2 DNA segment CGAAGGAAGCCCTCGAAGCAGTTCTCAAGACGCCGATGGAGCGCGGCGTGGCGGCGAGCTACGACAAGCTCGAGGAGTTGCTGGTTTCACAGGCGGCCGCATAGCCAGTGACACCGGCGCGAGGACGGGCGAAAGACAGCGGCCCGGCCACCGCGAGGTGACCGGGCCGGAGTGCTTCGAACCCGCGTGTGAATCAGGCCGCCGGGCCCGCGCCGTTGTACCAACCGGTGATCTTCTTCACGTAGTTCTGCGTCTCCTTGAACGGCGGTACGCCGTGGTACTTGTCCACGTTGCCCGCGCCGGCGTTGTACGCGGCGAGTGCCAGCCGCACGTCACCCTTGTAGCGCTTGAGCTGCTGGGCCAGGTACTTCGTGCCGCCCTCGATGCTCTGGCGCGGGTCCGTGCGGTCCTTCACGCCCAGCTCCTGCGCCGTGGCCGGCATCAGCTGCATCAGGCCCTTCGCGCCAACGCCCGAGGTGGCGTTCGGGTTGAACGCCGACTCCTGCTGGATGACCGCCTTGATGAGCCGCGCGGGCACGCCGTACTTCTTCGACATGTCGTTGATGATGCCGTCGTACTTGTTGGACGTGAAGCCGCTCAGGTCGTTGTTGCCCTTCGCCGGCCCGGCATTGTCCGTCCCCTTCGGGCCCTCGGCGGCGCCCTTGGAGGTGCTGCCGCCCACCTTGGCGCCCAGCTTCTCGAAGGCCGCGCGGGTCAGCGGGCCGTAGTAGCCCGTGTTCTTCACGCCGTTCGCCTTCTGGAAGTCCTTGAGCGCCTGCTCGGTACGCGGGCCGAACGTGCCCGGGCCGGTGTTCATCTCGGCCTGGGACATGTAGCCGCCCTTCACCAAAGCCTTCTGGAGCTGCTCCACGGCCGCTCCGTGAGCGCCCTTCTCCAAATCCCTGCCCGGCAGCGCCATGCCCTTCACCGAGCCGTGCTGCGGAGGCTTCGGGTCCGAGGGCTTCGGGCCGTCCGTGCCATCCGGCGGGCGACCACCCGGCTTCGGGTTGCCGCCGGAGAACGTCACCAGCTCGCCCGTGGTCCTGTAGGGCCTCGGGCCGCCCACCAGCTGGCTGCCGTTGGTGCGCAGGGTGATCTCCTTCCCGGTCGCCGGGTCATTGGCGTAGTAGACGGTCTTCCCGTTCTCCTTGCCGCGGCCGGTGATGGTGATCCAATGGTCGGTGCCGTTGGCGCCGCCGTTGCTGCCCGGGCTGTGGTCCACGCCCACCACCACCGGACGGCCGGCGTCGATCTGCTTGTTGATGGTGTTGAGGCTCCACGCCTGCTTGGCCGCGCCCAGGCCGCCCATCTTCGCCGCCGAGCCCCAGATGAGCGCGTTGCCGGAGTAGCCGTGGTTCTTGTCCAGGTACGCGTCCATCTCGCCGGGGTTGATGACCTTGCCGGTAATCTTGCTCACCGCCATCGCGGTGGCCGTCATCGCGCAGCCGGCGGCGGCCAGGCTGGAGCTGCTGCCCAGCCGGCGCGAGCCCCACTGCGGGTCGCCCTGGCGGTACATGGGCGTGCCGTCACGCGACGTGGGGAACTTGCGGCCGTCGTCGTCCTTCACCGGGCCCTTCTTCGCGGACGTGGCCGCGAAGTTGTCGCCGCCCGGCGCGGGCTTGGAGCCACCACCGCGCGCGGCCGGCTTCTCGAAGCCGTCGGGGATGACGAGCTTCTGGCCCGCCTGGATCTTGTTCGGGTCCGCGAGGTTGTTGGCCTTGGCCAACTTCTCCACCGTGGTGTTGTAGCGGGCGGCAATCGCGCTGAGGCGGTCGCCACGGGAAACGTTGATCGTGGTCACGGAAGGTCCTTCGTGCCCCGGGGGGTTGAACGCAGGGCTTTGGACCCGATTCTCGAAATCAGAGAGAGAAAGTTTCCGGGGGTGTCGCTCTTTCCAGGTCTCTCATCAGGATGGCTGGAAACTTCCACGGAAGCGTCCGTGGGGGCCATCAGCGCCCGGACGCAGGGTGCTTTCCGGCCCACCACGTGTGGACCTCCCTCAAGTCGTGGAATGCGCTGGTGAGGTGGTCGGGGTGCGCGTCCTTCGCCAGGGCGTCGAGGAGCGGCCCCGCTCTCGCCTGGAGGTGCACCGCGGCCAGCCGCGCGAGCGCGACAAGCAGCTTGGACCCTGGGCGCGCGTGCGAGGGGTGGAGGCGTGGCACCTGCGCGGCCAGCTCGGGGATGGACATGGGGGCCTGCCGCCACCGCTCCACCTGCTGCGTGAGGCTGACGGGAGACGGCGACGCAAGCCCGGTGAGGAACACCTGGAGCAACATCCGCGCGGCGTCATCCGTGAGGGGTGGCCTGGCGGCCTCCACGCTCCACCTGGACATGAGGAGGCGCTCGTAGAGCTCGTTGATGATGGTGGTGAGGCCGGAGAGGCGGAACCCGTGGTGGTCCATGCGCCCGAGGATGGACGCCACCTCGTCCGCGCTGGTGGTGGGGCAGCGCTGCTCCGGGATGTGCGGGGAGCTCATGGCTCCCGACCGCCACTGCCCGAACTCCTTCCCGAGCAGCTCCGAGTGCAGGCCCAGGAGCGCGCCCGCCACCGTGCGCGCCCAGAGGCTTCCGTCTCCCCCGTGCGCGGACAGGCTCACGGCGTAGTGGTGGTGCTTCGGCGTCAGGTCGAGCGCCTTCAGCTCGAAGCGGGTGCCCGTGGAGCGCGCGGCCTCGTTCGCCAGGCGCACCTGCTCCAGGACGTACCGCCGCAGCTCGCGCGAGTCCTCGGACAGCAGGCGCGACACCTCGGACGGTTCGTCCGTCTCCGCGTCGAAGAGGAAGAGGCTCTCGCCATGCCAGGGGAGGAACGCGGTGACGTCACCGCTGGCGATGGGCGTCCCCGGTCCGTGGGCCGCCAGCCCCGTCTCGCGTCCGGTGGCGGGAAGCCGGAGCGTGCGCGACGTGCCCTCGTGAAGTGACACCCGCTGGAGCGCATCGGCGGACACCTGGGTGAGCAACACGTCCTTCGTGGCGAAGGTCGGCATCGTGAGGGCGGGGAGCCCCTTGCGCTCGAAGACGTCGCGGCCGGACACGCGCCACACAGTAGCCGTCCCGTGCACGACGTCGTGCGCGACGATGCCGAGCGCATCTTCGAAGGGCGTGAGCCACACATCCCACGTGGGAGGCACCCACAGCCGGGCCGAGGCCACCACCCGCGGCGCATCGAAGTCGCGGAAGTCCGTCAGCAGCGCGTGCCCGTCCCCTCCGAGGGTGGCCACGAGCCCGCCCCGGCCCGCATGCCTGGGGCGGGACCAGCGG contains these protein-coding regions:
- a CDS encoding transglycosylase SLT domain-containing protein codes for the protein MTTINVSRGDRLSAIAARYNTTVEKLAKANNLADPNKIQAGQKLVIPDGFEKPAARGGGSKPAPGGDNFAATSAKKGPVKDDDGRKFPTSRDGTPMYRQGDPQWGSRRLGSSSSLAAAGCAMTATAMAVSKITGKVINPGEMDAYLDKNHGYSGNALIWGSAAKMGGLGAAKQAWSLNTINKQIDAGRPVVVGVDHSPGSNGGANGTDHWITITGRGKENGKTVYYANDPATGKEITLRTNGSQLVGGPRPYRTTGELVTFSGGNPKPGGRPPDGTDGPKPSDPKPPQHGSVKGMALPGRDLEKGAHGAAVEQLQKALVKGGYMSQAEMNTGPGTFGPRTEQALKDFQKANGVKNTGYYGPLTRAAFEKLGAKVGGSTSKGAAEGPKGTDNAGPAKGNNDLSGFTSNKYDGIINDMSKKYGVPARLIKAVIQQESAFNPNATSGVGAKGLMQLMPATAQELGVKDRTDPRQSIEGGTKYLAQQLKRYKGDVRLALAAYNAGAGNVDKYHGVPPFKETQNYVKKITGWYNGAGPAA